The following coding sequences are from one Salvia hispanica cultivar TCC Black 2014 chromosome 3, UniMelb_Shisp_WGS_1.0, whole genome shotgun sequence window:
- the LOC125212091 gene encoding heterogeneous nuclear ribonucleoprotein Q isoform X3, which translates to MPFLFAIADPQFSSFFCKCIRLLHFPQSGYRSLFSWRYKMPRTRASAAKSAEPEKPVEDEEQVELGADNDMDEEEVEYEEVEEEVEEEEEEVEEEVEEEVEEEEEEEENDARKEPDGDDEMENAEGEDVKRVHAALLALPEHGSEVYLGGILQDTSEDELKRFCESIGEVTEVRIMKGKDSTENKGYAFVTFRTKELASKAIKELNNKELKGKRLKCSTSQAKHKLFIGNVPRNWREEDIKKVVNKVGPGVVAVELLKVKAVYVKNLPKDVTQDQLKELFEHHGKITKVVLPPAKPGQEKSRYGFVHFAERSSAMKALKNTEKYEIDGQVVECSLAKPQADQKSAGGSNSQKGAIFPSYPPNMGYGLVGASYGLGAGYSGANFAQPPLIYGRGGAPGMAMMPMLLPDGRIGYVMQQPGVQPHTPPPQQRGGRGSGGGGSSGGGRRGHGHDSGRGRSRYNPY; encoded by the exons ATGCCCTTTCTTTTTGCTATTGCCGATCcacaattttcttctttcttttgcAAATGTATCCGGCTTCTGCACTTTCCTCAGAGCGGCTATAGAAGTTTGTTTTCTTGGAGATATAAGATGCCAAGAACCAGGGCCAGTGCTGCTAAATCTGCTGAACCTGAGAAGCCTGTTGAGGATGAAGAACAGGTTGAACTTGGTGCTGACAATGACATGGATGAGGAGGAAGTTGAGTATGAAGAAGTAGAGGAAGAGgtagaagaggaagaagaggaagttGAGGAAGAGGTTGAAGAGGAAgttgaggaagaagaggaagaggaggaaaaTGATGCACGAAAGGAACctgatggtgatgatgaaaTGGAAAATGCTGAAGGTGAGGATGTGAAGAGAGTGCATGCCGCACTTCTTGCACTTCCTGAACATGGTTCAGAGGTGTACCTTGGTGGAATTTTGCAAGATACTTCTGAAGATGAACTGAAGCGCTTTTGTGAATCAATTGGGGAGGTTACAGAG GTCAGAATAATGAAGGGAAAGGACTCAACTGAGAACAAGGGTTATGCTTTTGTAACCTTCCGGACCAAAGAATTGGCCAGTAAGGCTATTAAGGAGCTTAACAATAAAGAACTAAAG GGGAAGAGGCTGAAATGCTCTACATCTCAAGCAAAACATAAGCTGTTCATAGGTAATGTGCCCAGAAATTGGAGAGAGGAGGATATCAAGAAGGTTGTGAATAAAGTTGGGCCTGGTGTTGTTGCCGTGGAACTTTTAAAG GTCAAAGCAGTCTATGTGAAGAACTTGCCAAAAGATGTAACCCAGGATCAGCTTAAGGAACTGTTTGAGCATCATGGGAAGATTACAAAAGTTGTTCTTCCTCCAGCCAAACCTGGTCAGGAGAAGAGCCGATATGGCTTTGTTCACTTTGCAGAAAGATCGAGTGCAATGAAAGCTCTGAAGAATACAGAGAAGTATGAGATTGATG GTCAAGTTGTAGAATGCTCACTTGCGAAGCCACAAGCTGATCAGAAATCTGCTGGGGGTTCGAACTCACAGAAGGGTGCTATATTTCCATCCTATCCACCTAATATGGGATATGGCTTGGTTGGAGCATCTTATGGTTTGGGTGCTGGATATTCGGGTGCAAACTTTGCCCAA CCGCCGCTGATCTATGGAAGGGGAGGTGCTCCTGGAATGGCCATGATGCCCATGCTTTTGCCTGATGGGAGGATTGGATATGTCAT GCAACAGCCTGGAGTGCAGCCACACACCCCACCACCACAGCAAAGAGGCGGCCGTGGCAGTGGCGGAGGCGGAAGTTCAGGTGGGGGAAGACGTGGCCATGGTCATGACAGCGGGCGGGGGCGTAGCCGTTATAATCCTTATTGA
- the LOC125212091 gene encoding heterogeneous nuclear ribonucleoprotein Q isoform X1, which produces MPFLFAIADPQFSSFFCKCIRLLHFPQSGYRSLFSWRYKMPRTRASAAKSAEPEKPVEDEEQVELGADNDMDEEEVEYEEVEEEVEEEEEEVEEEVEEEVEEEEEEEENDARKEPDGDDEMENAEGEDVKRVHAALLALPEHGSEVYLGGILQDTSEDELKRFCESIGEVTEVRIMKGKDSTENKGYAFVTFRTKELASKAIKELNNKELKGKRLKCSTSQAKHKLFIGNVPRNWREEDIKKVVNKVGPGVVAVELLKDPQNSSRNRGFVFIEYYNHACAEYARQKMSNPNFKLDDNSPTVSWADPKSAESSSSQVKAVYVKNLPKDVTQDQLKELFEHHGKITKVVLPPAKPGQEKSRYGFVHFAERSSAMKALKNTEKYEIDGQVVECSLAKPQADQKSAGGSNSQKGAIFPSYPPNMGYGLVGASYGLGAGYSGANFAQPPLIYGRGGAPGMAMMPMLLPDGRIGYVMQQPGVQPHTPPPQQRGGRGSGGGGSSGGGRRGHGHDSGRGRSRYNPY; this is translated from the exons ATGCCCTTTCTTTTTGCTATTGCCGATCcacaattttcttctttcttttgcAAATGTATCCGGCTTCTGCACTTTCCTCAGAGCGGCTATAGAAGTTTGTTTTCTTGGAGATATAAGATGCCAAGAACCAGGGCCAGTGCTGCTAAATCTGCTGAACCTGAGAAGCCTGTTGAGGATGAAGAACAGGTTGAACTTGGTGCTGACAATGACATGGATGAGGAGGAAGTTGAGTATGAAGAAGTAGAGGAAGAGgtagaagaggaagaagaggaagttGAGGAAGAGGTTGAAGAGGAAgttgaggaagaagaggaagaggaggaaaaTGATGCACGAAAGGAACctgatggtgatgatgaaaTGGAAAATGCTGAAGGTGAGGATGTGAAGAGAGTGCATGCCGCACTTCTTGCACTTCCTGAACATGGTTCAGAGGTGTACCTTGGTGGAATTTTGCAAGATACTTCTGAAGATGAACTGAAGCGCTTTTGTGAATCAATTGGGGAGGTTACAGAG GTCAGAATAATGAAGGGAAAGGACTCAACTGAGAACAAGGGTTATGCTTTTGTAACCTTCCGGACCAAAGAATTGGCCAGTAAGGCTATTAAGGAGCTTAACAATAAAGAACTAAAG GGGAAGAGGCTGAAATGCTCTACATCTCAAGCAAAACATAAGCTGTTCATAGGTAATGTGCCCAGAAATTGGAGAGAGGAGGATATCAAGAAGGTTGTGAATAAAGTTGGGCCTGGTGTTGTTGCCGTGGAACTTTTAAAG GACCCACAAAACTCAAGTCGGAATCGCGGTTTTGTGTTCATCGAGTATTACAATCATGCATGTGCTGAGTATGCCAGacagaaaatgtcaaatccaaatttcaagCTAGACGATAACTCTCCAACTGTGAGTTGGGCAGATCCTAAAAGTGCAGAATCTTCGTCTTCTCAG GTCAAAGCAGTCTATGTGAAGAACTTGCCAAAAGATGTAACCCAGGATCAGCTTAAGGAACTGTTTGAGCATCATGGGAAGATTACAAAAGTTGTTCTTCCTCCAGCCAAACCTGGTCAGGAGAAGAGCCGATATGGCTTTGTTCACTTTGCAGAAAGATCGAGTGCAATGAAAGCTCTGAAGAATACAGAGAAGTATGAGATTGATG GTCAAGTTGTAGAATGCTCACTTGCGAAGCCACAAGCTGATCAGAAATCTGCTGGGGGTTCGAACTCACAGAAGGGTGCTATATTTCCATCCTATCCACCTAATATGGGATATGGCTTGGTTGGAGCATCTTATGGTTTGGGTGCTGGATATTCGGGTGCAAACTTTGCCCAA CCGCCGCTGATCTATGGAAGGGGAGGTGCTCCTGGAATGGCCATGATGCCCATGCTTTTGCCTGATGGGAGGATTGGATATGTCAT GCAACAGCCTGGAGTGCAGCCACACACCCCACCACCACAGCAAAGAGGCGGCCGTGGCAGTGGCGGAGGCGGAAGTTCAGGTGGGGGAAGACGTGGCCATGGTCATGACAGCGGGCGGGGGCGTAGCCGTTATAATCCTTATTGA
- the LOC125212091 gene encoding heterogeneous nuclear ribonucleoprotein Q isoform X2 — MPRTRASAAKSAEPEKPVEDEEQVELGADNDMDEEEVEYEEVEEEVEEEEEEVEEEVEEEVEEEEEEEENDARKEPDGDDEMENAEGEDVKRVHAALLALPEHGSEVYLGGILQDTSEDELKRFCESIGEVTEVRIMKGKDSTENKGYAFVTFRTKELASKAIKELNNKELKGKRLKCSTSQAKHKLFIGNVPRNWREEDIKKVVNKVGPGVVAVELLKDPQNSSRNRGFVFIEYYNHACAEYARQKMSNPNFKLDDNSPTVSWADPKSAESSSSQVKAVYVKNLPKDVTQDQLKELFEHHGKITKVVLPPAKPGQEKSRYGFVHFAERSSAMKALKNTEKYEIDGQVVECSLAKPQADQKSAGGSNSQKGAIFPSYPPNMGYGLVGASYGLGAGYSGANFAQPPLIYGRGGAPGMAMMPMLLPDGRIGYVMQQPGVQPHTPPPQQRGGRGSGGGGSSGGGRRGHGHDSGRGRSRYNPY, encoded by the exons ATGCCAAGAACCAGGGCCAGTGCTGCTAAATCTGCTGAACCTGAGAAGCCTGTTGAGGATGAAGAACAGGTTGAACTTGGTGCTGACAATGACATGGATGAGGAGGAAGTTGAGTATGAAGAAGTAGAGGAAGAGgtagaagaggaagaagaggaagttGAGGAAGAGGTTGAAGAGGAAgttgaggaagaagaggaagaggaggaaaaTGATGCACGAAAGGAACctgatggtgatgatgaaaTGGAAAATGCTGAAGGTGAGGATGTGAAGAGAGTGCATGCCGCACTTCTTGCACTTCCTGAACATGGTTCAGAGGTGTACCTTGGTGGAATTTTGCAAGATACTTCTGAAGATGAACTGAAGCGCTTTTGTGAATCAATTGGGGAGGTTACAGAG GTCAGAATAATGAAGGGAAAGGACTCAACTGAGAACAAGGGTTATGCTTTTGTAACCTTCCGGACCAAAGAATTGGCCAGTAAGGCTATTAAGGAGCTTAACAATAAAGAACTAAAG GGGAAGAGGCTGAAATGCTCTACATCTCAAGCAAAACATAAGCTGTTCATAGGTAATGTGCCCAGAAATTGGAGAGAGGAGGATATCAAGAAGGTTGTGAATAAAGTTGGGCCTGGTGTTGTTGCCGTGGAACTTTTAAAG GACCCACAAAACTCAAGTCGGAATCGCGGTTTTGTGTTCATCGAGTATTACAATCATGCATGTGCTGAGTATGCCAGacagaaaatgtcaaatccaaatttcaagCTAGACGATAACTCTCCAACTGTGAGTTGGGCAGATCCTAAAAGTGCAGAATCTTCGTCTTCTCAG GTCAAAGCAGTCTATGTGAAGAACTTGCCAAAAGATGTAACCCAGGATCAGCTTAAGGAACTGTTTGAGCATCATGGGAAGATTACAAAAGTTGTTCTTCCTCCAGCCAAACCTGGTCAGGAGAAGAGCCGATATGGCTTTGTTCACTTTGCAGAAAGATCGAGTGCAATGAAAGCTCTGAAGAATACAGAGAAGTATGAGATTGATG GTCAAGTTGTAGAATGCTCACTTGCGAAGCCACAAGCTGATCAGAAATCTGCTGGGGGTTCGAACTCACAGAAGGGTGCTATATTTCCATCCTATCCACCTAATATGGGATATGGCTTGGTTGGAGCATCTTATGGTTTGGGTGCTGGATATTCGGGTGCAAACTTTGCCCAA CCGCCGCTGATCTATGGAAGGGGAGGTGCTCCTGGAATGGCCATGATGCCCATGCTTTTGCCTGATGGGAGGATTGGATATGTCAT GCAACAGCCTGGAGTGCAGCCACACACCCCACCACCACAGCAAAGAGGCGGCCGTGGCAGTGGCGGAGGCGGAAGTTCAGGTGGGGGAAGACGTGGCCATGGTCATGACAGCGGGCGGGGGCGTAGCCGTTATAATCCTTATTGA